One genomic segment of Gemmatimonadota bacterium includes these proteins:
- a CDS encoding cysteine--tRNA ligase, protein MDIRFYNTLTNREEIFEPLDPPNVAMYSCGPTVYDFAHIGNFKSFLFSDVLRRFLDLAGYNVTHVMNITDVGHMTDDDVADATGEDKIAVAARKLKEEKKLGMLPDDAVSNPDDPFEVAQYFTDAFVEDARLLGIKVAHDYPRNMPRPTEHIDAIQVMIQKLLDKGHAYVADDGVVYFSVESFPEYGRLSGNDLDQLVAGSGGRVLEEHQAIKRNPADFFLWKPDPSHIMKWPSPWGEGYPGWHIECSAMAMKMLRREVIDIHTGGEDNIFPHHECEIAQSCCATGHSHFARYWIHPRYLMVEGEKMSKSKGNFFTVRDVLEGKVTGRPVHPSVLRYELIKTHYRTQTNFTKKGVRDSANAVRRFHEFGQGLIHAANGDATEVGRDHPVVADFLSALSSDLNISAALAVVHNWMGQEVDDPSEALDVFDKINSVLGIADLSGLVKAESADDTDTSEAICKQIDEARASRDYDTADHLRQELIDAGYEVRTAPEGTIAVKQLA, encoded by the coding sequence ATGGATATTCGATTTTACAATACGCTGACGAATCGCGAAGAAATTTTTGAGCCGCTCGATCCTCCAAATGTGGCGATGTATTCCTGTGGTCCAACGGTGTACGATTTTGCCCATATCGGCAATTTTAAGTCTTTTTTGTTTTCCGATGTACTCCGTCGATTTCTCGATTTGGCCGGTTATAATGTTACCCATGTGATGAATATTACCGATGTGGGGCATATGACGGACGACGATGTGGCCGATGCGACTGGCGAGGACAAGATCGCGGTGGCTGCGCGCAAGCTCAAGGAGGAAAAGAAATTGGGCATGTTGCCCGATGATGCGGTTTCCAATCCCGATGATCCGTTTGAGGTGGCGCAATATTTTACGGATGCATTTGTCGAAGATGCGCGTTTGCTGGGGATTAAAGTGGCGCACGACTATCCGCGCAATATGCCGCGTCCCACGGAACATATCGATGCCATACAGGTGATGATTCAGAAGCTGTTGGACAAGGGCCACGCTTATGTTGCCGATGATGGTGTGGTTTATTTTAGTGTTGAATCTTTTCCCGAATACGGTCGTCTGTCGGGCAACGATCTCGATCAACTTGTCGCGGGTTCGGGTGGGCGCGTGCTTGAGGAACACCAGGCGATCAAGCGCAATCCCGCTGATTTCTTTTTGTGGAAACCCGATCCGTCGCATATTATGAAATGGCCTTCTCCCTGGGGTGAGGGGTATCCGGGCTGGCATATCGAGTGTTCGGCTATGGCGATGAAGATGCTGCGCAGAGAAGTTATCGATATTCACACGGGGGGCGAGGATAATATTTTTCCGCACCACGAATGCGAGATTGCCCAGTCGTGTTGTGCGACGGGGCATTCGCATTTTGCCAGGTACTGGATTCACCCGCGCTATTTAATGGTTGAAGGTGAGAAGATGTCCAAGAGCAAGGGCAATTTTTTTACGGTGCGGGATGTGCTGGAAGGCAAGGTGACCGGGCGTCCCGTTCATCCTTCGGTTTTGCGTTACGAACTCATTAAGACGCATTATCGCACGCAGACCAATTTTACGAAAAAAGGTGTTCGTGATTCGGCCAATGCCGTGCGAAGATTTCACGAGTTTGGACAGGGGCTTATCCATGCGGCGAATGGCGATGCGACGGAGGTCGGCAGAGATCATCCCGTTGTTGCCGATTTTCTCAGTGCTCTGTCCAGTGATCTCAATATTAGTGCAGCGCTTGCCGTGGTGCATAACTGGATGGGGCAAGAGGTAGATGACCCGTCCGAAGCATTGGATGTGTTTGACAAGATCAATAGCGTGCTCGGCATTGCCGATCTTTCGGGATTGGTCAAGGCTGAATCAGCGGATGATACAGATACCAGCGAGGCGATTTGCAAACAGATTGACGAGGCCCGCGCGTCCAGAGATTACGATACTGCCGATCATCTGCGGCAGGAACTCATCGATGCGGGCTATGAGGTTCGCACTGCGCCGGAAGGTACGATAGCTGTGAAGCAGTTGGCGTAG
- the hemB gene encoding porphobilinogen synthase translates to MTFPITRMRRLRQSETTRRMVRENHVRVDDLIMPLFVCPGRGVKKEIGSMPGNHQMSIDVVVEACREIADLGIPAVILFGIPDHKDARGSGAYCDDGIIQRAISAIKEHTPDLYVITDVCLCEYTDHGHCGVILDKDVHNDETVDLLVAESLSHVRAGADVVAPSDMMDGRVGAIRSALDAQGFDHIPIMAYSAKYCSGFYGPFREAAESAPQFGDRRSYQMDPANGDEAMREVALDIEEGADIVMIKPALPYLDIIYRVKTEFGVPVAAYNVSGEFAMLKAAFANGWLDEDRVRDEVLVSIKRAGADLILTYFARDIARVVR, encoded by the coding sequence ATGACTTTTCCAATTACCCGCATGCGCCGTTTGCGCCAGAGTGAGACGACGCGCCGAATGGTGCGCGAAAATCACGTGCGCGTTGACGATTTGATTATGCCCCTGTTTGTGTGTCCGGGCAGAGGTGTGAAGAAAGAAATTGGGTCTATGCCGGGCAACCATCAGATGTCGATAGATGTCGTGGTTGAGGCGTGTAGAGAAATTGCCGATCTGGGCATTCCAGCGGTGATTCTTTTTGGGATTCCCGATCACAAAGACGCGCGGGGTAGTGGGGCTTATTGCGATGATGGTATTATTCAGCGCGCGATATCCGCGATTAAAGAACATACGCCTGATCTCTATGTGATTACGGATGTGTGTTTGTGCGAATATACGGATCACGGGCATTGCGGTGTGATTCTGGATAAAGATGTGCATAATGATGAAACGGTTGACCTTCTCGTCGCGGAGTCCCTTTCCCATGTTCGCGCGGGCGCAGATGTGGTCGCGCCTTCCGATATGATGGATGGCCGCGTTGGCGCTATTCGCTCTGCTCTGGATGCCCAGGGGTTTGACCATATACCGATTATGGCATATTCGGCCAAATATTGCTCGGGTTTTTACGGTCCATTTCGCGAAGCGGCAGAGTCCGCGCCGCAATTTGGCGATCGCCGGTCCTATCAGATGGATCCGGCAAATGGCGACGAGGCCATGCGCGAGGTGGCTCTGGATATTGAGGAGGGCGCAGATATCGTTATGATCAAGCCCGCATTGCCCTATCTGGATATTATTTACCGGGTGAAAACAGAGTTTGGCGTGCCGGTTGCCGCGTACAATGTCAGCGGCGAGTTTGCGATGCTAAAAGCTGCTTTCGCAAATGGCTGGCTGGATGAAGACCGGGTGCGAGACGAGGTTCTGGTGAGTATTAAACGCGCGGGCGCAGATCTTATTCTGACCTATTTTGCGCGCGATATTGCGCGGGTGGTGAGGTGA
- a CDS encoding SufE family protein — MDITIDRIMQNFDVLTDWEDRYRYIIELGRKLPPFDEEYKVDDNLVRGCVSQVWLVTDVRDGDPPVIEFRADSDAQIVKGLVAILLSLYSGKTAREILTADIRSIFQQLELAKHLSINRANGFASMVKRIHELALATAA, encoded by the coding sequence ATGGATATTACGATTGATCGCATTATGCAAAATTTTGATGTTCTCACGGATTGGGAAGATCGCTACCGGTATATTATTGAACTCGGTCGCAAGTTGCCGCCTTTTGATGAGGAATACAAAGTTGATGACAATCTGGTGCGGGGATGTGTGAGCCAGGTGTGGCTCGTGACCGATGTTCGAGATGGCGATCCCCCTGTGATCGAATTTCGCGCAGATAGCGATGCGCAAATTGTCAAGGGTCTGGTCGCTATTTTGTTGTCGCTGTATTCGGGTAAGACCGCTCGGGAGATTCTCACGGCTGACATTCGCAGCATTTTTCAACAGCTTGAGCTCGCCAAACACCTCAGTATTAACCGCGCCAATGGCTTTGCTTCTATGGTCAAGCGCATTCACGAACTCGCGCTTGCCACAGCGGCATAG
- a CDS encoding TIM barrel protein gives MADETGVTFVDEYHPDNIKLAHQISWNAPDDDLLFLKQIGVRWVQVHWRTQIPDVDQMRDVQKRLAQYDLRICSAGHSAGRSLKIQLGQPGRDEDIETYCTFIRALATLGIPLCLHSFHPANTYTTHHVERRGYTARAFDLDIFRTQVEKSRFERTYTTEEIWDNYTYFIKAVLPVAEELNITLALHPDDPPVEMMNGVGKLITHYEGYRRAEEITDRSENWGLLFCVGTWSEGGDQMGKDVFEMIQDFGDRGKIAAVHFRNVSSSMPYFEETFPDDGYMDMAQVMKALRRVGFNGPLMPDHIPKLVNDENRRAGLAYCISYMRALLRQANASVG, from the coding sequence ATGGCAGATGAGACAGGTGTCACATTTGTAGATGAATACCATCCAGACAATATCAAGCTGGCGCATCAGATCTCGTGGAATGCACCCGACGACGATTTGCTCTTTCTCAAACAGATCGGCGTGCGCTGGGTGCAGGTACACTGGCGAACGCAAATCCCAGACGTGGATCAGATGAGAGACGTCCAGAAACGGCTGGCACAATACGACCTCCGAATCTGCAGCGCCGGACACAGTGCTGGTCGCTCTCTCAAAATCCAGTTGGGACAGCCGGGACGGGATGAAGATATCGAGACGTACTGCACCTTTATCCGCGCACTTGCAACCCTCGGCATACCCCTGTGCCTTCACTCTTTTCATCCGGCCAACACCTATACCACCCACCATGTAGAACGTCGAGGATACACAGCGCGAGCATTTGACCTCGACATATTCAGGACACAAGTGGAAAAGAGCCGGTTCGAGAGAACCTACACAACTGAGGAAATCTGGGATAATTACACCTATTTCATCAAGGCAGTATTGCCCGTAGCAGAAGAGCTAAACATCACCCTCGCACTTCACCCCGACGATCCGCCAGTCGAAATGATGAACGGAGTGGGCAAATTGATCACGCACTATGAGGGGTACCGGCGAGCAGAGGAAATTACTGACAGAAGCGAGAACTGGGGGTTACTCTTCTGCGTGGGAACGTGGTCGGAAGGCGGAGACCAGATGGGCAAAGATGTATTTGAGATGATCCAGGATTTTGGAGACAGGGGCAAAATCGCCGCAGTGCATTTCCGAAATGTGAGTTCATCAATGCCCTATTTTGAAGAAACCTTTCCAGACGACGGTTATATGGACATGGCGCAGGTGATGAAGGCCCTGCGCAGGGTCGGTTTCAACGGGCCCTTGATGCCCGACCACATTCCCAAACTGGTAAACGATGAGAACCGCCGGGCAGGACTGGCATACTGCATCTCCTACATGAGAGCCCTGCTGCGCCAGGCCAATGCGTCAGTGGGATAG